One window of the Pedobacter ginsengisoli genome contains the following:
- a CDS encoding ring-cleaving dioxygenase: protein MNNRILGLHHITAIAGNAKRNYDFYTRILGLRLIKKTVNFDDPHTYHFYYGDEQGTPGSILTFFPWEGIMNGRRGSRQATEIGYSVPTGSLEFWQKRFEENNVIYNKPAEKFGERYLTFLDPDGLKFELTEAKTPDARAQWTTAEIGKENAVHGFHHVTITANKTDGTAKVLTDIFGYKLEKTEVNRSRFVTDAVEYAAIVDLVEAPGEAVGHVAGGSVHHVAFRVKDEATLMYFRDKVVAMGLNITEKIDRNYFYSLYFREPGGVLFEIATDNPGFTVDESLEELGANLKLPAQYESNRAEIEGILPKIN from the coding sequence ATGAACAACAGAATTTTAGGCCTGCACCACATTACTGCTATTGCAGGAAACGCAAAAAGAAACTACGATTTTTATACCCGCATATTAGGTTTACGATTAATAAAAAAAACAGTAAACTTTGATGATCCTCATACTTATCACTTTTACTATGGTGATGAACAGGGCACACCAGGAAGCATTTTAACATTCTTTCCGTGGGAAGGAATTATGAACGGCAGAAGAGGCTCCAGACAAGCTACTGAAATTGGTTACAGTGTGCCGACCGGCAGTTTGGAGTTCTGGCAAAAAAGGTTTGAAGAAAACAATGTAATTTACAATAAGCCAGCAGAAAAATTTGGCGAACGTTACCTGACTTTTCTTGATCCTGATGGATTAAAATTTGAATTGACTGAGGCTAAAACTCCTGATGCCAGGGCACAATGGACTACAGCAGAAATTGGTAAAGAAAATGCTGTGCATGGCTTTCATCATGTAACCATTACGGCTAATAAAACAGATGGCACTGCAAAGGTTTTGACAGATATTTTTGGTTATAAATTAGAAAAAACTGAAGTAAACCGCTCACGCTTTGTTACAGATGCTGTAGAGTATGCTGCCATTGTTGATTTAGTTGAGGCTCCGGGAGAAGCAGTTGGTCATGTTGCCGGAGGATCTGTACACCATGTAGCCTTTAGGGTTAAAGATGAAGCTACTTTAATGTACTTTAGAGACAAGGTTGTTGCAATGGGATTAAACATCACTGAAAAAATTGACCGTAACTATTTCTATTCTTTATACTTCCGCGAACCAGGCGGTGTTCTCTTTGAAATTGCTACTGATAATCCTGGTTTTACAGTTGATGAATCGTTAGAAGAATTGGGTGCAAACCTTAAACTCCCTGCTCAATATGAAAGTAACAGAGCAGAAATTGAAGGCATTTTACCTAAAATAAATTAG
- a CDS encoding alpha-galactosidase: MKGLQNLKFRHVVACASLILLGQLNNASAQGTSAKTKPAAADWLLNSQSYKAAIYKSGNDVVLENGLTKRVFRISPNVACVDYVNLINGRQLLRSIKPEARITINGKDYEVGGLKGQKENAYLLPEWLDRFTSDKNAFQFVSFDIKPISPYINWKSKFWASNNQQPTGKMVSFLYKAGADELKGLTVSVNYELYDGLPLIVKSLAIQNQADKSFKIDRVVNEILGMVEEQSAVVGSPEKMAKPQGIYLETNYAFNNAMRYDLSDQTTHWKVDSTYTSQVNYDYQTPCLLEVYPDKAPGIDLEKGGIFKSVRTLELLMDSYDRERRGLAIRKMYNAIAPWTTANPIFMHLVSKNDDQVRTAIDQCAATGYEALILSFGSHCNMEDTTAANIKKWKELADYAHSKKVFIGSYSLFSSRKISEEDDVINPKTGKTGGAFFGNAPCFGSKWGLAYRDKIKNFYAKTGFDIWENDGPYPGDVCASTSHPGHKGLEDSQWKQMEIQKDLYRTLNERGVYINAPDWYFLDGTHKIAIGYREVNFSLPRTNQMILNRQNIFDGTWEKTSSMSWGFVPLTVYQGGGAEAVLEPLKDHLKDYEQLMMQYYGAGVQACYRGPRLYDTETTKQTVIKVIDWYKKYRDILNSEIIHLRRADGRDWDGILHVNPKLKTKGLMMLYNPSKKEITRTIKVPLYYTGLTTTATVKEKEGVAKKYTLNRDYEISYTCTLKPESYTWVQIE; the protein is encoded by the coding sequence ATGAAAGGGTTACAAAATCTTAAATTCAGGCATGTTGTTGCCTGCGCATCTCTAATCTTATTGGGGCAATTAAATAATGCCAGTGCCCAGGGTACTTCGGCAAAAACTAAACCTGCCGCTGCAGATTGGTTGTTGAATTCGCAATCTTATAAAGCGGCTATTTATAAGTCGGGGAACGATGTGGTACTTGAAAACGGTTTAACCAAAAGGGTATTCAGAATATCGCCTAATGTGGCATGTGTTGATTATGTGAATTTAATAAACGGCAGACAGTTGCTAAGGTCTATAAAACCAGAAGCTCGCATAACCATTAATGGTAAGGATTACGAGGTTGGAGGCCTAAAAGGGCAAAAAGAAAATGCTTACCTTTTACCTGAATGGCTTGATAGATTTACGTCAGATAAAAATGCCTTTCAATTTGTTTCTTTCGATATTAAACCAATTTCGCCATACATCAATTGGAAAAGTAAGTTCTGGGCCAGCAATAATCAGCAGCCTACAGGCAAAATGGTATCGTTTCTATACAAGGCAGGGGCCGATGAATTGAAGGGTTTAACGGTAAGTGTAAATTACGAATTGTACGATGGTTTACCTTTAATTGTAAAGTCGTTAGCTATTCAAAATCAGGCAGATAAATCATTTAAAATTGATCGTGTAGTTAATGAAATATTAGGAATGGTTGAGGAGCAGAGCGCTGTAGTTGGATCGCCGGAAAAAATGGCTAAACCACAAGGCATTTACTTAGAAACTAACTATGCTTTTAATAACGCAATGCGATACGATTTAAGCGATCAGACAACGCATTGGAAGGTTGATTCTACTTATACCTCGCAAGTTAATTACGATTATCAAACGCCATGTTTATTAGAAGTATACCCTGATAAAGCACCGGGCATTGATCTTGAAAAAGGTGGTATTTTTAAATCAGTACGCACGCTAGAACTGTTAATGGATAGTTATGATAGGGAAAGAAGAGGCTTGGCCATACGCAAAATGTACAATGCCATAGCGCCCTGGACTACTGCCAACCCAATTTTTATGCACCTGGTTAGTAAAAATGACGATCAGGTACGAACCGCAATAGATCAATGTGCGGCTACAGGCTATGAAGCATTAATATTAAGTTTTGGCAGCCATTGTAATATGGAAGATACCACGGCGGCGAATATTAAAAAGTGGAAAGAACTGGCAGATTATGCACATAGCAAGAAAGTATTTATTGGCAGCTATTCATTATTTAGCTCCAGAAAAATTAGCGAGGAAGATGACGTAATTAACCCAAAAACAGGAAAAACAGGCGGTGCATTTTTTGGTAATGCACCATGTTTTGGCAGTAAATGGGGCTTAGCTTATCGCGATAAAATAAAGAATTTTTATGCAAAAACAGGTTTCGATATATGGGAAAATGATGGTCCGTATCCTGGAGATGTTTGTGCTTCGACCTCGCATCCGGGCCATAAAGGTTTAGAAGATTCGCAGTGGAAACAAATGGAGATTCAGAAAGATTTGTACCGTACATTGAACGAAAGAGGGGTGTATATTAACGCACCAGACTGGTATTTTCTGGATGGTACTCATAAAATTGCAATAGGCTACAGAGAGGTCAATTTTTCATTGCCAAGAACCAATCAGATGATCCTGAACCGTCAGAATATATTTGATGGCACGTGGGAAAAAACTTCGTCTATGAGCTGGGGTTTTGTTCCCCTAACCGTTTATCAGGGCGGTGGAGCCGAGGCAGTTTTAGAACCGCTAAAAGACCATTTAAAAGATTACGAACAGTTAATGATGCAGTATTACGGTGCAGGTGTACAGGCTTGTTATCGTGGCCCGCGTTTATATGATACCGAAACCACCAAGCAAACTGTAATTAAGGTAATAGATTGGTATAAGAAATACAGAGATATACTGAACTCAGAAATTATACACTTAAGAAGAGCCGATGGCAGGGATTGGGATGGTATATTACACGTAAACCCTAAGCTAAAAACCAAAGGTTTAATGATGTTGTATAACCCATCTAAAAAAGAAATTACCCGCACAATAAAAGTTCCTTTGTATTATACTGGTTTAACTACCACAGCTACGGTAAAAGAGAAAGAAGGAGTGGCTAAAAAGTATACTTTAAACAGAGATTACGAGATTTCGTATACCTGTACACTTAAGCCAGAAAGTTATACCTGGGTGCAAATTGAATAA
- a CDS encoding sterol desaturase family protein, giving the protein MKKNFISNSRESIRMFKNPLFEGLSKVPYFVPLIVYVPVVGYFCWESFNANGILGFLGHFLLGLFIWTLTEYVLHRFVFHFYPKSEWGKRIHFIFHGVHHDYPNDAQRLVMPPSASIPLALAFFFLFKWLLAPAMLEGFFAGFIFGYLCYDMTHYMLHHAQFKNAFWKKLKQQHMLHHYDDSTKKYGVTSDIWDKVFGTR; this is encoded by the coding sequence ATGAAGAAGAATTTTATATCTAATTCTAGGGAATCAATTAGAATGTTCAAAAACCCGCTTTTTGAGGGTTTATCTAAAGTGCCGTATTTTGTTCCGCTTATTGTATATGTGCCTGTGGTAGGATATTTTTGTTGGGAATCATTCAATGCTAATGGAATTTTAGGATTTTTGGGTCATTTTCTTTTAGGCTTGTTTATCTGGACATTAACTGAATACGTACTTCATCGCTTTGTTTTTCATTTTTATCCTAAATCTGAATGGGGTAAAAGAATTCACTTCATTTTTCATGGTGTTCATCACGATTATCCAAATGATGCACAACGGTTGGTAATGCCACCATCGGCAAGTATACCACTTGCACTTGCATTTTTCTTCCTGTTTAAATGGTTACTTGCACCAGCTATGCTGGAGGGCTTTTTTGCCGGATTTATTTTTGGTTACCTGTGCTACGATATGACCCATTATATGTTGCACCATGCTCAATTCAAAAATGCTTTCTGGAAAAAACTTAAGCAGCAGCATATGCTTCACCATTATGATGATTCGACCAAAAAATATGGGGTAACATCCGACATTTGGGATAAAGTTTTTGGTACCAGATAA
- a CDS encoding beta-N-acetylhexosaminidase, with product MNRLLAIALLMICTLKLSAQSKISIIPLPAKLEERKGSLVLDKNVYVSYPSANLKELAEFAQSSIKETAGIKPELRTGMWMQKNAKTISLNIDPKVTSKEGYVLEVKANGVSIKAGTENGLFYGIQTLLQLVPVNGAKKLPCVYIEDEPRFSWRGMLMDNCRHMFSVQYIKKFIDQLAKHKLNKFHWHLTEDQGWRIEIKKYPKLQEIAAYRNGTQIGPNRKKDVDSVRYGGYYTQDQIKEVVAYATSRFVEVIPEIEMPGHSVAAITAYPYLACGDVSFENGKPFEVRKVWGVSKDLYCAGNDTVFTFLEDVLNEVMPLFPSQYIHIGGDEAPHDAWHTCPKCQARIKKEGLKDEAALQSWFIQRMEKFINSKGKKIIGWEEIMQGGLADNATVHSWLGVESGLKAAKSGHDVIMSPYSHLYIDGYQADPKIEPMAIGYWVPIDSVYAFEPVHPALNETEAKHILGAQGNLWTEFIGTEDYFEYMVYPRIAALAEIDWTPKALKNFDDFKGRLSTQYQRYDKQGIQFRIPVAVRETVVNADSTVKVTLTDPTKASIIRYTTDGSDVTEQSLVYKQPVVLKKGELIRYALFFNNKRKSSTDYFPKPVKKAK from the coding sequence ATGAACCGACTGTTAGCAATCGCTTTGCTGATGATTTGCACACTCAAATTGTCTGCACAATCCAAGATTTCAATAATTCCTTTACCAGCCAAGCTGGAAGAACGCAAAGGGAGTCTTGTGCTTGATAAAAATGTATACGTCAGCTATCCATCCGCTAATTTAAAGGAGCTTGCAGAATTTGCCCAATCTTCTATTAAAGAAACTGCAGGAATTAAACCTGAGCTGCGTACAGGTATGTGGATGCAGAAAAATGCAAAAACCATAAGCCTTAATATAGACCCTAAGGTAACTTCAAAAGAGGGATATGTGTTAGAAGTTAAAGCAAACGGAGTTTCTATAAAAGCGGGAACAGAAAATGGGTTATTTTACGGAATTCAAACATTATTGCAGTTGGTGCCCGTTAACGGAGCTAAAAAGCTGCCTTGTGTTTATATAGAAGATGAACCTCGGTTTAGCTGGAGAGGGATGCTTATGGACAACTGCCGCCATATGTTCTCGGTACAGTATATAAAGAAATTTATAGATCAGCTAGCTAAGCATAAATTAAACAAATTTCACTGGCATTTAACAGAAGATCAGGGTTGGAGAATAGAGATAAAAAAATATCCAAAACTACAGGAAATTGCTGCCTACAGAAATGGAACACAAATTGGCCCCAATAGAAAAAAGGATGTGGATAGTGTTAGATATGGTGGTTATTACACCCAGGATCAGATTAAAGAGGTAGTAGCCTACGCAACATCCAGATTCGTAGAGGTAATTCCTGAAATAGAAATGCCGGGCCACTCTGTAGCGGCCATTACTGCCTATCCATACCTTGCCTGCGGAGATGTTAGTTTCGAAAACGGAAAACCATTTGAAGTAAGAAAGGTTTGGGGAGTTTCTAAAGATCTTTATTGCGCAGGTAACGATACAGTATTTACATTTTTAGAAGATGTTTTGAATGAGGTAATGCCTTTATTCCCATCGCAGTATATTCACATTGGTGGAGACGAGGCTCCCCACGATGCATGGCATACCTGCCCTAAATGTCAGGCTCGGATAAAAAAAGAAGGCTTAAAAGACGAGGCTGCACTTCAAAGCTGGTTTATCCAGAGAATGGAGAAATTCATCAACAGCAAAGGAAAAAAGATAATAGGATGGGAAGAAATTATGCAGGGAGGCCTTGCTGACAATGCCACAGTACACTCATGGTTAGGAGTTGAAAGTGGATTAAAAGCTGCCAAAAGTGGCCATGATGTAATCATGTCGCCTTATTCACATTTGTATATAGATGGTTATCAGGCCGATCCTAAAATTGAGCCAATGGCAATTGGTTATTGGGTGCCTATTGATAGTGTATACGCTTTTGAACCAGTACACCCGGCATTAAACGAAACAGAGGCAAAACATATTTTAGGCGCACAAGGTAACTTATGGACCGAGTTTATTGGAACCGAAGATTATTTTGAATATATGGTTTATCCGCGTATTGCTGCTTTAGCTGAGATTGACTGGACGCCAAAAGCACTTAAAAATTTCGATGATTTTAAAGGCAGGTTAAGCACACAATATCAGCGATATGATAAGCAGGGTATTCAGTTCAGAATTCCGGTAGCAGTAAGGGAAACAGTAGTAAATGCTGATAGCACAGTTAAAGTAACACTTACCGATCCTACAAAGGCAAGTATTATTAGGTACACAACTGATGGATCTGATGTAACTGAGCAATCGTTAGTTTACAAGCAACCTGTAGTATTAAAAAAGGGCGAGTTAATCCGTTATGCATTGTTTTTTAACAATAAGCGCAAAAGTTCTACCGATTATTTCCCTAAACCAGTAAAAAAAGCAAAATAA
- a CDS encoding BamA/TamA family outer membrane protein, producing the protein MIKFFLSLTLIMACLVSRGQDSISVKIYPKYDSVSKFHRFLFGENYRKEYALSTRVPIIKISEIKGGLTPVKRGGGNQSHSLRLLDKQGKEWVLRSVEKFPEVLIPAVFRKTFAGTVVKDNMSAQNPFSALVVPDIADAVNVPHSDPMIGWVLPDAELGEFASVFQNTLCLLEEREPVGDTDNSEKMMRKLNDDNDNTYDGKLLLRAKALDALLGDWDRHEDQWRWKPEKNADGTMKYAPIPRDRDQVFYLSEGLIPRYAQSSWLLPMIQGYERNLPDINWFFWEGRAIYGKWFSGIDEKEWDEVVKDFCASLTDDLFEKALKKLPEPGYSLRHDSILAQLKERRKNLPELMSKYYRFINSIVDIQVSNKNELIDITDAPDRALNVTIHKISKEGHIKDVIFNRTFNPKVTKEIRLYVKDGNDSLILNNKTSAIKLKIVSVEGKKAFHVENSLRKVRVYGKDDNITFSGNTDRLLKRLDNDTSNTHFVYTDLYKRNMLLLNASYNIDDRVLLGLSYKITQPGFRKLPHGSTHSFSFLHSFATSGFRFNYRGELLKVLGKADIILQADALAPENSQNFYGLGNETSFNKTGDFIRYYRARFSLFQIDPSIRWIGSKSTFSIGPSLQYYRYSSDDNEGRFITNTSELHSPDSATITKDKLYAGAVANFTNNNRNSDILPTSGTYFESKLVAYKGINGVSNSMAQLSASFSVYKNIDKASRFVLTDRVGGGVTVGKQAFYQSSFLGGQGNLLGYREFRFGGQHSLYNNLELRIKVANFMNYILPGQFGLLGFHDVGRVWKKGEKSDVWHQGYGGGIYFAPASLTVLRFVMGHSTEGWYPYVAMKFRY; encoded by the coding sequence ATGATTAAATTCTTTCTCTCCCTTACTTTAATAATGGCATGCCTGGTATCAAGAGGGCAAGACTCCATAAGTGTTAAAATTTATCCTAAGTATGATAGTGTAAGTAAATTCCACCGCTTTTTGTTTGGAGAAAATTACAGAAAAGAATATGCGCTAAGCACCAGAGTGCCCATTATTAAAATATCGGAAATAAAGGGAGGTTTAACCCCGGTAAAAAGAGGCGGTGGCAATCAATCTCATTCATTAAGATTGCTTGATAAGCAAGGTAAGGAGTGGGTACTTAGAAGTGTAGAGAAGTTTCCTGAAGTATTAATTCCGGCAGTATTCAGAAAAACCTTTGCAGGTACGGTGGTAAAAGACAATATGTCGGCCCAGAATCCTTTTTCGGCCCTGGTCGTACCTGATATAGCCGATGCCGTAAATGTACCACATAGTGATCCGATGATTGGCTGGGTTTTGCCCGATGCAGAGTTAGGCGAATTTGCCAGCGTATTCCAGAATACCCTTTGCTTACTGGAGGAGCGGGAGCCTGTTGGCGATACCGATAATTCGGAGAAAATGATGCGTAAGCTAAACGATGATAATGATAATACTTACGATGGTAAATTATTGTTAAGGGCAAAAGCACTGGATGCTTTATTGGGCGATTGGGACAGGCACGAAGATCAGTGGAGGTGGAAGCCTGAAAAGAATGCTGATGGAACAATGAAATATGCACCAATTCCACGAGATAGGGATCAGGTTTTTTACTTATCAGAAGGCCTTATACCAAGATATGCCCAATCATCATGGTTGCTGCCAATGATACAGGGATATGAAAGAAACCTGCCCGACATTAATTGGTTTTTTTGGGAAGGAAGGGCCATTTATGGCAAATGGTTTTCGGGCATAGATGAAAAGGAATGGGATGAAGTAGTAAAAGATTTTTGCGCCTCTTTAACTGATGATCTATTTGAAAAGGCGCTTAAAAAACTGCCTGAACCGGGTTACTCATTACGCCACGACAGCATACTTGCCCAACTTAAGGAAAGAAGAAAAAACCTTCCTGAATTGATGAGTAAGTACTACCGCTTCATAAATAGTATTGTAGATATCCAGGTTAGTAATAAAAACGAATTAATTGATATAACAGACGCTCCAGATAGGGCTTTAAACGTAACTATTCATAAAATATCAAAAGAGGGGCACATTAAGGATGTTATTTTTAACCGAACCTTTAACCCAAAGGTAACAAAGGAAATAAGGCTATATGTAAAAGATGGCAATGATAGTTTGATATTGAACAATAAAACTTCGGCCATTAAACTAAAAATAGTTAGTGTTGAAGGTAAAAAAGCTTTTCATGTAGAAAATTCGCTTCGTAAAGTTCGGGTTTATGGCAAAGACGATAACATTACTTTTAGCGGAAATACCGACAGGTTGTTAAAAAGGTTAGATAATGATACTTCTAATACTCACTTTGTTTACACCGATCTTTATAAAAGAAATATGCTGCTTTTAAATGCCAGCTATAATATTGATGACAGGGTGCTACTTGGTTTGTCGTATAAAATTACCCAGCCGGGTTTTAGAAAACTACCGCATGGAAGCACGCATTCCTTCTCATTTTTGCATTCTTTTGCAACCTCTGGCTTCAGGTTTAATTATCGGGGCGAATTACTTAAAGTTCTGGGTAAGGCCGATATTATTTTACAAGCAGATGCCCTGGCCCCAGAGAATTCACAAAATTTTTACGGTTTGGGTAACGAAACTTCTTTTAACAAAACAGGAGATTTTATAAGGTATTATCGTGCAAGATTCAGCTTGTTCCAAATAGATCCATCTATACGATGGATTGGTTCAAAATCTACTTTTAGTATAGGTCCATCTTTGCAGTATTATAGATATAGTAGCGACGATAACGAAGGCCGTTTTATAACGAACACTTCAGAATTGCATTCTCCAGATAGTGCAACCATAACAAAAGACAAACTGTATGCAGGTGCTGTAGCAAACTTTACAAATAACAACCGCAACAGTGATATTTTGCCAACATCAGGAACGTACTTTGAAAGTAAATTGGTGGCTTATAAGGGTATAAATGGTGTGTCTAATTCTATGGCTCAGTTAAGTGCTTCATTTTCAGTATATAAAAATATAGATAAAGCAAGCAGGTTTGTTTTAACAGATAGAGTTGGTGGTGGCGTTACAGTGGGTAAGCAGGCATTTTACCAGTCTAGTTTTCTGGGCGGCCAGGGCAATTTATTGGGCTATAGAGAATTTAGATTTGGGGGCCAGCATAGCTTATACAACAACCTGGAGTTAAGGATAAAGGTGGCAAACTTTATGAATTACATTTTACCGGGTCAGTTCGGGTTGCTTGGGTTTCATGACGTTGGCAGGGTATGGAAAAAAGGAGAAAAATCTGATGTGTGGCATCAGGGATATGGAGGGGGTATATATTTTGCTCCGGCATCATTAACCGTGCTTCGTTTTGTGATGGGACATTCCACCGAAGGCTGGTATCCTTACGTTGCCATGAAATTCCGATACTAA
- a CDS encoding glycosyl hydrolase family 95 catalytic domain-containing protein yields the protein MNKTIALLLFTFASITATGQSAQHDLRFNKLASQWDEAVPLGNATLGALIWQKGERLRFSLDRVDIWDMRPMKGLHRKEFSYKWVIDQVNKKDYKPVQDYFDAPYDNEPAPSKIPAGALEFETKDWGKAVDVHLSVNNALCEVKWANGVTLKTFVDAVKPIGWFRFENVSGDFIPHLIAPRYQGEVKVSGDPVGGDDLSRLGYKQGTIKQDGKNSITYHQEGWGGFTYDINVRWKRIDSKTVEGVWSISSQYTGKPINKKASVVTQSAILSDFNKDFTAHTKWWNVFWSKSAIHVPDTLIEKQWYLEQYKFGSVARADAPPISLQAVWTADNGRIPPWKGDYHHDLNTQLSYWPAYSGNHLTEAMGYINHMEQNKANYKRYTKLYFGAEGIAVPGVTTLDGTEMGGWIQYSLSPTVSSWLAQHYYLQWRYSMDRAFLKNKAYPWIKGTALFLENITVNDASGHRKLKISSSPEINDNDLSAWFLENTNYDLALMKFTFKAAAELATELGLKTEAAKWSKLLNEFDDFSITNNDELKFAPTLDYKESHRHFSHMMAIHPLGLIKWEDGAKAQSIIKNTIQLLDKVGPDYWCGYSYSWLANMKARAKDGEGAAKDLEIFAKAFCSVNSFHLNGDQTKSGLSKFQYRPFTLEGNFAFASGLQEMLLQSYAGFIEIMPAIPAEWKDASFKNLRTEGAFLVSAKKADGQVDEVKIVSEKGGATKLKLPFKTHFVSSNTGFKIKSDGNGFLELTAKPGSVMVIKNGYE from the coding sequence ATGAATAAAACAATTGCATTACTGCTTTTTACATTTGCATCAATTACAGCAACCGGACAATCTGCACAACATGATTTGCGCTTCAATAAGCTGGCATCCCAATGGGACGAAGCTGTTCCCTTAGGCAATGCAACTTTAGGTGCTTTAATTTGGCAAAAGGGAGAACGATTAAGGTTTTCTTTAGATAGGGTAGATATTTGGGACATGCGCCCAATGAAAGGTTTGCATCGTAAAGAGTTTAGCTATAAATGGGTTATAGATCAGGTAAATAAAAAGGATTACAAGCCTGTACAAGACTATTTTGATGCACCTTATGATAATGAGCCTGCACCTTCCAAAATACCCGCAGGGGCCCTCGAATTTGAAACAAAAGATTGGGGCAAGGCCGTAGATGTTCATTTGTCTGTAAACAATGCACTTTGCGAAGTTAAATGGGCTAATGGAGTTACCCTTAAAACCTTTGTTGATGCTGTAAAGCCAATTGGCTGGTTCAGATTTGAAAATGTAAGTGGCGATTTTATACCACATTTGATAGCTCCAAGATATCAGGGCGAGGTTAAAGTTTCTGGCGATCCGGTTGGTGGCGATGACTTGTCGAGATTGGGATATAAACAGGGAACAATTAAGCAGGATGGAAAAAATAGTATTACCTATCATCAGGAAGGCTGGGGCGGGTTTACTTATGATATTAACGTTAGGTGGAAAAGAATTGACAGTAAAACTGTAGAGGGCGTTTGGAGCATCTCTTCGCAGTATACGGGTAAACCTATCAATAAAAAGGCTTCGGTAGTTACTCAAAGTGCCATTTTATCTGATTTTAATAAAGATTTTACAGCCCACACCAAGTGGTGGAATGTTTTTTGGAGCAAGTCTGCAATTCATGTGCCCGATACTTTAATAGAAAAGCAGTGGTATTTGGAACAATATAAATTTGGTTCGGTAGCCAGGGCAGATGCGCCCCCAATTTCGTTGCAGGCGGTGTGGACTGCTGATAACGGCAGGATACCACCCTGGAAAGGCGATTACCATCATGATTTAAATACGCAGCTTAGTTACTGGCCTGCTTACAGCGGGAACCATCTTACCGAAGCCATGGGATACATTAATCATATGGAGCAAAATAAGGCAAACTATAAAAGGTATACCAAACTTTACTTTGGTGCAGAGGGGATTGCGGTTCCGGGAGTAACTACATTAGACGGAACAGAAATGGGTGGATGGATACAATATTCATTGTCGCCAACAGTTTCTTCGTGGCTGGCCCAGCATTATTACCTTCAATGGCGTTATAGCATGGACAGGGCTTTTCTTAAAAATAAGGCTTACCCATGGATTAAAGGAACGGCTTTATTTCTTGAAAATATAACAGTTAATGATGCAAGCGGACATAGAAAACTGAAAATTAGCTCTAGTCCGGAGATTAATGACAATGACCTTAGTGCCTGGTTTTTGGAAAATACTAATTACGATCTGGCTCTAATGAAATTTACTTTTAAGGCTGCTGCAGAACTGGCTACAGAGCTTGGATTAAAAACCGAGGCTGCTAAGTGGAGCAAACTGCTAAACGAATTTGATGATTTTTCGATAACAAATAATGATGAACTCAAATTTGCACCAACTTTAGATTATAAAGAATCGCACAGGCATTTCTCTCATATGATGGCAATTCATCCTTTAGGGCTAATAAAATGGGAGGATGGGGCAAAAGCACAATCTATTATTAAAAATACCATACAGTTATTAGACAAGGTTGGGCCAGATTACTGGTGTGGGTATTCTTATTCGTGGCTGGCAAACATGAAAGCTCGGGCTAAGGATGGAGAGGGCGCCGCAAAGGACCTGGAGATATTTGCAAAGGCCTTTTGCTCTGTAAACAGCTTCCATTTAAATGGTGACCAAACAAAATCAGGATTATCAAAATTTCAATACAGACCTTTTACACTTGAAGGAAATTTTGCCTTCGCATCGGGATTGCAAGAGATGCTATTACAAAGTTATGCCGGTTTTATTGAAATTATGCCTGCCATACCGGCCGAATGGAAAGATGCTTCGTTTAAAAATCTGCGTACTGAGGGGGCTTTTCTTGTAAGTGCAAAAAAAGCAGACGGACAGGTAGATGAGGTTAAGATAGTTTCAGAAAAAGGTGGGGCAACCAAATTGAAACTTCCATTTAAAACACACTTTGTTTCCTCAAATACAGGGTTTAAAATTAAATCTGATGGAAATGGGTTTTTAGAATTGACCGCAAAGCCGGGTTCAGTAATGGTAATAAAAAATGGTTATGAATAG